From uncultured Bacteroides sp., a single genomic window includes:
- the rpe gene encoding ribulose-phosphate 3-epimerase, whose protein sequence is MKHKISPSLLAANFANLADDIEMINRSEADWLHLDIMDGVFVPNISFGFPVIKAISKICKKPLDVHLMIVNPEKFIPAVKATGAKIMNVHYEACPHLHRVIQQIREAGMEPAVTINPSTPVFLLKDIIKEVYLVLIMSVNPGFGGQKFIEHSVEKVKELRMLIDETGSKALIEVDGGVNMKTAPLLLEAGADVLVAGNAIFSTPSPEETIHQMKTL, encoded by the coding sequence ATGAAACACAAAATATCCCCATCACTGCTTGCTGCCAACTTTGCTAATCTGGCAGATGATATTGAAATGATTAACCGAAGCGAAGCCGACTGGCTGCATCTTGACATTATGGACGGTGTATTTGTTCCGAATATCTCCTTTGGATTTCCCGTTATTAAAGCAATCAGCAAAATTTGTAAAAAGCCGCTTGATGTACATTTGATGATCGTGAACCCTGAAAAATTTATTCCGGCAGTAAAGGCTACTGGGGCAAAGATTATGAATGTGCACTATGAAGCTTGCCCGCATCTTCACCGGGTAATCCAGCAAATCCGCGAAGCTGGAATGGAGCCGGCCGTAACCATCAACCCTTCCACTCCGGTCTTTCTGCTGAAAGATATTATCAAGGAAGTATATCTGGTGCTGATCATGAGTGTAAACCCCGGATTTGGAGGACAGAAGTTCATTGAACATTCGGTGGAAAAAGTAAAAGAACTCAGAATGTTAATAGACGAAACCGGATCAAAAGCACTGATTGAAGTGGATGGCGGTGTAAATATGAAAACTGCCCCACTGCTGCTGGAAGCTGGTGCCGACGTACTGGTAGCAGGCAATGCCATCTTTAGCACACCTTCACCCGAAGAAACTATTCACCAGATGAAAACATTATAA